TGATTTCAGTCTCACTGGTGTTTTGTGGGAGCAGAATGCAGTGTTAGACTTCCAAACATTATACCAATATAAACCAACATAAACGTGTTTTCTATATGCAACCTGTCTTCTTTTTATGAACCTGTAGCTTACGGAAGGAGGAGCTCAGTGCCATTTCAGGGCCAAATGAATTTGCTGAATTCTATAACagactgaaacaaataaaagagtTCCACCGCAAGCATCCCAATGAGGTAAGCAGCAGCTCCATAAGGATAACTGGTTTGTGGTGTGTTGGgcttcatctctgctgtattaaaatgtcattcaggaaaacaaagtgtCTAGAAATAGGTGATGCTTTGAGACTTTATATGAGCCTCTGTCTGAGTAGGAGAAAATGCAGGATGCTCACCATGTCCTCCACACTCTCTATTAGTTTAAGAGCATTCTGCTTCTGAGCTAGCATTCATTCTTGCCTGCCTAATGCTGTCTTTAGTGCAAATATAATCATGAAGAAGTGCTTGAAACACCTCTTCAGTTACTTGTTTTACTGTTTGCAGTCTGTATTAATTACTCCTGGGCATTAGCTGAACTAATCCCTTTTTCTATAACTTCTTCTGTTCCTGAAGATTTGTGTTCCAATGTCAGTGGAGTTTGAGGAACTGTTGAAGGCCAGAGACAACCCAAGTGAAGAAGCTCAAAGTAAGTCttcagggttttgtttgtttcttgtttgagGTTTGTTTAGTTGAGAACACATTGCTTGCCGTGATTTAGTGACCTGtctgttctgctttgatttccacCTCCCTTTCCCTACATTAACCATAAcaactgttttaatttcatttaaattcttctgggctgcagccaCCCTGAAATATTCCACTGTTGAGATGGTTCTTTTGGGGGATGGTCTGATATAACACTAGGAAGCTGGTGGCCATCTAGTCGATGAGTATCCATTTGCATTATAAACATGCTTAAGAAAGATAAACTAGTCTGCAGTTCAGCTTCTAAAGCATGCATATAACAAGCAGAGGATGTTGAGTTTGTAACAAAGCCCTGCGTGCTCTTTCCTGCAGACCTGGTGGAGTTCACAGATGAAGAAGGGTATGGAAGATACTTAGATCTGCATGATTGCTATCTCAAATACATTAATCTGAAATCATCAGAGGTAAGTGGTTGCAGTAGTGTGGGCACTCTGTTGTATTGCACTTCAGTGCTGAGGGCTCAGTGGtctgttttaaatgtcatttatttccaaatagcTGTTTTATGGTGCTTGTTTTGCATTGTGTTAGAAAGCACACTGTAAaccccagccctgtgcagacCATGCAGAATAAAGGCATgagctttgtgcttttcttctagTCTGGTGACTGGAAATTGGTTGCTGATATGCTGTGTGTATCTAAAGTCTGAATCAAACTTCCTTTCATTCTTAGAAACTGGATTACATCACTTATCTGTCTACATTTGACCAACTCTTTGACATCcccaaagagagaaaaaacgCTGAATATAAGAGGTGAGTCTTTTTCCTGCCTGCTTCATTCATGAAAGTAGTTGATGAGAAGGAATTTGCTTCTCAAGTGTCCAGGAGCAGAGTTAGTAATCAAGCAGAGGTGACAGAGATTGGGTCACTGAGCTGTATTAACTCGGTCATAAATCCCTTGAGCCCTGAGAGGACGTGAAGCACAACAAAACGTGGGAAGCCGTTGGGCTTCTAATTTTGAGGCAGTACTTTAGTTTGCTGTATTGAAATCTGTTCTAATCTCGGTAACTTTGTTATATCAGTACTTTGATATGGAATTGTCTGTGCTGATAATTACTTTGCCAGGTATCTTGAAATGCTTCTGGAGTACCTACAGGAGTACACAGATCGTGTGAAACCATTACTGGACCAGAATGAGCTCTTTGGGAAAATTCAGACCGAGTTTGAGAAGAAGTGGGAAAATGGGACATTCCCTGGCTGGCCGGTGAGCAGCTGTGAATTCAGTGTCAATGCATTTGTATTTGTGCTGGATTTCCCTTGAGTTGTCTGTGTTAAATCATTGTTGAGGTTAAGCTTAATAGCAAGATGCGTAGCTGCATGTCACAAAGGTGGAGTTTGAAGAGAACTCTTATTTGGAAGTAGTCTTTTTAAaggtttgcttgcttttaatcttttctgttatttcGCTGCATGGTTCAGTGATAGAATAGAatgcttctgtgtgtgtgaaatgaACTGTCTTCTCTTGGCAGAAAGAGACCAGCAGTGCCCTCACTCATGCTGGAGCCCACCTGGATCTCTCAGCATTTTCCTCTTGGGAAGTAAGTGTTCAGTGCTGCATATCTGGTTCTAAACGTGAAGCAGATGGGAGCTTAACCATCTGGtttctttccatcatttttgCTTCTTGAGCTTTTGGTTTTGGCTCTGTGTTCTCTGGATGAGACTTTGGTTGTGCTGCTGATTTAATTTCTGCCACTAGAGGGCTGCAACTTGAAAGGTCTGTTATTTGTCACattcctcatttattttcagtaaggAGCAGCACACACTTAAGtcatttacatatatttttaatagctctTATCTTAACGTGGTTTTCTGCATTGAATAGGAATTGGCCTCCCTAGGACTGGACAGACTAAAATCAGCATTATTGGCTCTGGGACTGAAATGTGGCGGGTAAGATGCACTCTCTTTACCCAAttccctttcagtttttcaggtCTTCCCACTTTTCATTCCTTCATGGGATGTTTGTTTGGCTTCTCTACTGTACAATAATTACTTTAATGATGATCAACACATTAAAAACCAATcaggtgattctgtgatcaacAGTTTGGTTGTACTGAAGTCTCTTAGAGAAGAATTTGCTCTAAAGAACAAAGACAAAGGATTATAGAAATTCTTTTCATCTCTTAAAGgctgaatttcttttgttccatGAATTCAAATAGCAttctggaaatagaaaaaacagTGATCTGAATTCATCTCCTCCCTGTTTCTCCACAGGACTCTGGAAGAACGTGCTCAGAGACTTTTTAGTACTAAAGGCAAGTCCCTGGAAGCACTTGATCCTTCCTTGTTTGCTAAGAATCCAAAGACAAAGGGAATCAAAAGGTGAGATCTTAGAGGTCATTCTCAGGTTGGCACTCATCCCATCACTGGGATGTAAGCATCACCACTATGTAGTTATGTTAGATTCCCAGAGTATTGGAATCCTTTTATGTTGGTCCTGAACCAAATGTAGGATATCAGAGCTGAATAGTTTGCATGCAGTTTAGTTCATGCcagctgtttctcttctcttgctgCACATGAGTCAAACACATCCTTAAGAGTTCCACATATGTTTGGTGATTGCAGTTCTGGAATGGACTTAGTGAAATTTCCTTATCTGTTTCTAGAGACACCGAAAGAAATAAAGACCTTGCATTCCTGGAAGCTCAGATATATGAATACGTAGAAGTTCTTGGGGTAAGGACTTTATTTTGTCCTTGAGCTTTTGGTTACAGACCTGTCCAGCAATGACCAGATCATTTTACCCAGTGTCTTCATAGACAGAAGAAGAACTCCTCTGTGTCCAGAGgagttggttttctttccacaaGTTTACATGGAAGCCTGcctgcctttctttcttgttcctcCTTAATGCTTGCCTTAAATTCTTGCTTCAATTTGGAGTATGGTGGCAGCTGCCATTGGCTTGCCAtcttattttattgctgttgtgttgtgtgaacagttccttctgttttcttactcTCTAGGAACAGAGACACCTTACTCATGAGAATGTGCAACGTAAGCAAGCACGGACaggggaagagagggaggaggaggaagaagagcagatCAGTGAGAGCGAGagtgaagatgaagaaaatgaaatcatttatAATCCTAAAAATCTGCCTCTTGGTTGGGATGGCAAGGTAACCGAGACTGTTAGGTCTGGATTTAGCTCTGAACAAGTGGGAGATTCCACTTAATTCAGTGCTTCTCTTCTATTTGAACCTCCTTTGTCACTTGGCCTAATCTTTCTTTGTATTCCTTCTCAGCCAATCCCGTACTGGTTATATAAATTACACGGATTAAACATCAACTACAACTGTGAGATTTGTGGTAACTACACCTACCGAGGGCCCAAAGCTTTTCAACGCCATTTTGCTGTAAGTAATGTTTTGTCACAGGAGCCATCAGTGCCACGTTCAGATAATGTTTATATATCCAGAGCTTATGAAGAGAGCTTAAGGAGCTTATTGGTTCTGCCAATTTCTGTCCGCTCTCCTCTTGTTTGAACACTGATATCCAGGCCTGATTGATGCAGAGCGCAGTCAGTGTCTTGTtaccatcagaaaaaaaaaggtgtttggGAGATCTGTGTTTTGTTAGTATTTGTTTTACACTGTTTAGATTGCAATATGTCTTATAATAGGCACTGTGGGTGAGTTGGTGTTTCTTCTCAGTGACTTTTTCCTCTCGTTCCCAGGAGTGGCGTCATGCTCATGGAATGAGATGCCTGGGCATCCCCAACACTGCACATTTTGCCAATGTCACACAGATTGAGGATGCTGTCTCACGTAAGTCTTGATGGCATTTCTTTACACAGCACTGGGAATACTACAAAGACAATTGGTATTTACTAACTCTGGCCAAAAATGTATTACCCCATGATTGGTGGCTTATTTAAGGAAGGAGTGTAAGAAGCATGATGCTGCTGGGATTACCCTTCATTGGAACATCTCTCccagttcttttgttttcttgctgaatGCCTACAGAAGTAGATGTTTGCTAGGAATACCAGCCAAGTGTCTTTTTGTTGCCAGCTGTTTTGTCTGCATTGCTTTATGTATGAAATCTCAGCCAAGTGTAGCGGGACACCATTAATTCAGAGCACGACTGAGTGATCCCATGCAACTGGTACTTAATTGTTACTCATCACAGTCTCCATGGGGAAGCCagcaaaacattcagaaatgatGGAGCCTCTAGGGAGATTTTGAAAGCCTGCAGTACATGGGGAAAGGCACAGGAGTGGCAGTGTTTGGGgtttattgtatttatttattttaaaagctgatggATTTTAGTCATTTAAAAcccagtatttgaagggaaaCGGTGCTCATATTGTGAATGACTTTGTATTTACAGTGTGGGCAAAGCTGAAGCTACAGAAGGCTTCAGAGAGGTGGCAGCCTGATACAGAGGTAAGATGATAAAGGCACTGGGATGTTTCTAGTCCAATGTATTTGGGGGCCTTCATCTATCTTGCATGAAGTGGCTCTGGATGGAGAGTTTCTAACACAAGCTGTATCTCAGGCTGAGGTCTCCAGTGCACTTCAGAGCCTTCTGTAATTATTCTGAATCTAGATAAGATCTTCCTGAGCTCACTTCTAGATCCAGTGCATGTCTTCATATAGAGAGGCTCTTGGCAGAGTGGTTGTGCTCAGATGCAAGCAGAGTTTAACTGTGAATGTTGTAGCACAACCTGAGCCAGGCTGCATGCCTCTAAACTGTTCATTCCACTTCAGGAGGAATATGAGGACTCCAGCGGGAATGTGGTGAATAAAAAGACCTACGAAGACTTGAAACGTCAAGGGCTGCTGTAACGTTTCCCAGGTGAAGGATTTCACatcaggaaaaataacagaggAGCGTCACCAGCTCCAGTTCTTCTCCATTTTatcaatttcctttttatttgcatGACCATAGGATACTTTATAGGATCGCTTTCTAGTAAGCCCTTTGTGAAAAGCAGTCTTGTGatgttattttatattaaaaaacaaaacaaaaaaccttaaaataaatggatttttaacTTAGGAAGTGCTGATAATGTGTCTCCTTTTGTATGCTGGAAGGAGGAGGTTTGATGATGGTGTTTTTAGACACTTTCTACATGGTTTGAATTGTTAAAAACAATCAGTTCTTCCATCAGCACTGGAAAAAGAGTTTTTATGATGAGGATTGCCTTCTTTAAAGCACTTATGAACATGCTGACAATACGTAGTAGTCTTGTACTGTATAACAGTTTAATGTCTTTATTTGTGCTCCTTTGCAGATCAGATACTTGGCCTGCATTGCTGCTTTGGTTTCAAGTCTGGCTTTCTATGAGGCTTTGCCTATTGGGATTTTGTTCAGGGAACAAATAAATGAGCTTTGTATAGGATGGGCTGCCGTGTGGGTAGTCTATGTTAGTTTGTCCAGCACTGGGCATTGACTTGATGACCTGGTAGCACAGATCCTTCCTTTGGTTCTCTTGAATCACAGTACTGCCATGTGAATTAATACCCTGTGAGGAGAAAAGAGGCACTGGGCAGAGGCCTTGTGCTTTGTAGCAGccctttctctgtcttttgctGCACACAGACATTTGCATCTCCAaatccagcagagctgcaggtaaCAAACCCTTCTCCCTGGGTGATGGTTTGCGCAGCTGCTGGTTGGCAGGGTGGGGCTGCTTGCTGGCACCAGGGtatgagctgtgctgcagctgcttggtGCTCAGAGGCTCTCCATCtcttgcagcagctgcaggcttcTTTTGGGGCACAGACACACAGGGTGAGTTTGTGAGCAGATTCCTTTCCCTGCTTGGGGGTTGAGCAGGTTGGTTCCCTGCTTGTCTCAGGGTTGAGCCTTTTCTGGTTTGTTCTTAGCTTGTCCTGGAGGTGGgtctggctgtgctggagctgtaTCCTCCTCAATAAGGGCTGTTCTAACCTGCTGTGGGTTGAGGGGCTGCCCTGCTTTGGGAGGTAAGAAACTCCAGCCTGTATTGTTTTCCTGTCGTTCTGAAAGAGTGCCCTGGCAATGCTGTCTGAGCTTTAATCCTAAGGCAGAAGGGGGGAGTATTTGGAAAACAGCCTTGGAGCATGTTTGGCGTTATCTCTACTGTTTCCTTATTTCAACTGGCAAAGATTTGGCAAGGAAAATGTCTGGTTTCATTCAATGGAGAGCAGCTTATCTCAGGAAACACCAAAGGAGGTAGAAACTTCCCCATCCACAGTGTGAGCAGTGCAGGGGGTCGGTGTTGGGAAGCAGTGCAGACAACTGGATTCAGAATTCCATGCAATGGGGGGATGTACGTGCCACCATCCTGAGCTGGGCAGCTTCTTCATTCACAACAGCATCAGCAGTTTGCTGTGTGTGGTGCCAAGCTGGCAttgctcacagctctgtgttACACAAGGAGTTACCACACCAACAGCAGCTCATGGCCTCCCAGGGGGCTCCTgttcagcagggctgggctgagcccATGGGGAGAAGTGCTCCCAGGGTCCCCCTTGGTGTTTGTTCAGCCTTCTGCTGCAACTAAAGCTGGAAGGGCCTGGTTCTTGGTCCCCAATGCCACACAAGGATAACATCTGGGTGATGAGCTGGTTCTGATTGCCCAGTCCTGATTGCATCTCTCTGCCAGGTCCCAGCTGAGGTTGCTGGTAGGGATGATGGCAGCTTACCGGCAGCTCCTCCCTGCTCAAGGTAATGGGGGCTCTGAGCAGTGTCTACTCCAGAGCTGGTACCCCACAGCTTGCACAGATCCCTGCTCTCTAAGGGAGGCTGCCACGGCTGGAATTGGCCCTTGATGGTCCCAGTTgtctctgctctgtttcaggcctgctgctctgtgtcttGGCTCTGCACTTCTGCACCCAGGGCTCTCTTGCCATAGCAGGTGAGTGCACAGCAAAGGATCTTCTTGGGAACGGGGCAAAGGCAACTTGGTGCGATGGCACAATGTCCCTGTCCCCTCTTGGCTGTAAGCTATCggacagagctgtgctcaggaaACTTTTCTTGAGGTTTTGACCCCAGAAATGGCTCTTATCTCCTATACAATGTGCCTTGAGGGGCAAGGGAGAAGTTGCTGTAATGTTTCCATAGTCAGCCATTATCTCTGATCTACTGGGCAGGCtcctcactgctggctgcaaaCGGATCTTTGTTCTTGTCTGGGATAGGGAACCACAGAGCTCGTTAAGCACATGGATGCTATTTCCTTCACCAAGGGGGaactctgtgttttttttcagggcaCAAAGTGGTCAACATGTCCACAGCCACCAACCACACTTCAATGGCTGCCACCAAAGCTTCAGTGGCCACCAAGCAGACCTCAGTGGCCATCACCAGAGCTTTGATGGCCACCTCCAAGCAAGCATCAGTGGCCACCACCAGTGCCTCAATGGCCATCTCTAACCAGGCACTGATGGCCACCAACCAGGCATTAGTGGCCACCAACCAGGCACTGGTGGCTACCAGCCAGGCATCAATGGCCACTTCCAACCAGGCATTGGTGGCTACCAGCCAGGCATCAATGGCCACCACCAAAACCTCAATGGCCACCAACCAGGCATTGGTGGCCACAAACCAGGCTTCAGTGGCCACCACCAGTGCCCCAATAGCTGCCTCCAACCACAGCTCCATGACCATCACCACCTCGGTGGATTCCAGCCAGGCTTCAATGGCTGCTAACACCTCCATGAACCATACAGAACAAACCCCGgtaaggagagggaagggggaTGCTGGCCATGCAGAAGCTCTGCTGCGCTGTGACTCCTGCCATGTCCtcccccccagctcagctgtcaGAGCTTCCAGTGCTCCAGGGAGAGGTGTTACCAGGATGAAGCCCACAGCAACATGACGGCTACCTGCCACAATGAGACCTTCTGCGAGGTACGGAGCTTACATtggctgctgggggctgtgagCACAACACCTGCTTTTACTTTGCCTCTCCCACAGTCTGTCCATTATCTTTGCTCCTCCATAATGCACTTctaatggtgttttttttcccctttggctCTACTATTGCAGCTTTATCGCTTCTCCAGCACGAATTACACAGCCAGGTGCAGCAGTAcgtgcagtgcagagctgtgcaggaccAATGGCAGCGTGACCCTACAGCAGTGCACCATGGAGTGCTGCAACACCTcactctgcctgcagctcaaTGCAAGCTCCTATGGTAACTGCTCCCTGGTTTATCCCACTGCATGTGAGAGCAATGGGTTTGCAGACCCATcatgcagggctggctgcatcGCTGCAGTTCCTCTGCCCTGGTGTGTGGATATGAAGGCTGCACATGGGCTGTGTTCTCTCTGCCCACAGGTGATCTTCCTTCCACCACTGTGACACCTACAaccaccatcaccaccccaCGGCTTCCCCCAAGAAATGTAGGTACCCAATGTGATCTTTGTGCCGAAGCTGCCTTGAAAGGGGAACAAACCCTTAACGAGCTTTGCAAGGACAGAGATATAAGGGTGCAAACCATCTGCATTGCCCCAAGCTGGCTGTGGGACAAAGCCTAATTGAGCCACAGAGGGGGTAGAGTGATGCTGGGGCACCCAAGTGATGGGTTGGATGGAGCTTTATCTCTGCACAGCCTCactgagaggaaggaaaaggaagtttgAAACTTCATGGTGGTGTTGCAGTGAGGTTTCCTGCAGTGGCAGATGGGAGCTTTCTGTCTCTTGTCTCTGTGTATGAAAAGCCGGAGGCAGATGATGTCAAATGTTGAGATACAGTGGGGGTTTGAGAGGGCGCTGTGGGAGGAAGGGCTGCACAAGGTCCAGATCtggccctgggcatcctgctgcctgcaccaCACCTGCATAGTTCTCCTCTGGTCTTGTTTTGCAGGGGAAGATCTGTGCAGCATTCTCCTGCCACGGGGATGGATGTTTCAAAGGCAAGAAGAGCACAGCAACATGCTTTGTTGGGCATGATTTCTGTGAGGTACGGTTGGGATGGGACAAGTGGGATGTGCTGGAGTCTGTGTGCATCCCCTCAATGCAAATGCCAGAGGCTGGGCAGGATCAGCAGGTCAacctctctcctccttccaggTGAAGAAGACAGGCTCCAATTACGTGGCAGGATGCAGCAAAGCCTGCAAGTCTGCCAAGCCTGTCTGTGCCCATGGGGTGAAAGCTGCCTGTTTCCAGGAGTGCTGCCCTGCCACCCCCAAGGGCAGCTGCCTGAAGCTGGATGGCAAAGTTCACATGAATGGTGctgggctggtggctgtgtccccactgctgcagctcctggcgTGTGGGACAGCCCTTCTCCTGAGCCTCAGGGCTTCCACTCCCCTCCATGGGTaaacagcagccctgcagcctttcCTGTCCTTGATTTCAGCTGAGATCACTATCAAACACCCTCTGTTGCATCCCCATGCCAGGAGCAAGGTGCCCTGGAGCTCGTAGACGGCGGCTTCTctccccagctgctctgtgctacACATCATCCCcaggagctgtgagctgcaaCACTGCACCTCTgcactgcagggatggcagATGGAAGGAGAGACCTCAAGTGTAGGAGTGAGAGGGTGCTGTGCCAGCTTGGAACCCAGGAACCTCTGCCTTGACCCAAGGCACAGCTTATACAACGTAGTTACAAGTGTTTGCAGTACAGCTGTCTGAACATCCACTTAGTTTCTTAATAATGCCTCCTGTCCCAGTAGgctgttctgttttgtctcTAGGTTTTAGGCAAGGAAACGGGTCTGAGCTAAAATGTTGTGTTAGACCATCCTGTTTCTTCTCTATGATTCTCTATGGGTAGAGCAGAGATATGAGTGTGAGCCTGTAACACAAGCTGCCTCCCAGCCTGCTCCTGTATCATCACAGCTGGTAATGGTTCTGTGGTGCTACACGTACTGTCCTCTTCCTGCTctcctttaagaaaataataaaacaataataaggAAACAACGGGATGGAACTTAAAGCTATTTCTGTTCCAGAAGTGATTCACAGCGCCACGTTTCTTGTAAGAGCAGCGCTCTGGAGTTGGAAGCAGATATTTCTCGCTGTTCCCCTTTCGTTTCCTCTTTGCAGCCTTTAATCTGCTCTGCATCGCTGCCGAGAATGGAGCAGCAAACAcgggctgctgctgtttctatATCTGCTCGACTTTGCTGTTACTTCTATAGCAGTGGAAGAGCTGACTCACACCGAGCTCGGCACGTCAACGTCTGCTGACATTTCCCAGCACCTGCTTACACCCTCCGCAGCGGTTATTTGTATCATTAAAGCTCGGAAATCAGCCGGGTCACGACATTGAACCGCAAAAAGAGCCCCATTTAATGGCAGTAGGATGTTAGCGGCTCTGCATTGCCGCAGGCCCGGCCCCCCCGGCTCTATGCATGCAATACCCTCAGCTTGGGGATGCTCCGTACCCCCCCACCGGCTGTAACCCGCTTCTACGCAGCTCTCCCGGCTCTCCGCCCCATTAACCAGCATCATCCCGTTTAAAAATCCCTCCCGGTCCCGTCCAGCGGAGCGGGAAATGATGCTCAGCCGCTTCCTGGCTCTTTACGAGCCTCTGTCCGGGAGGAGGGCGGCGGTTCCGGCCGCTGTGACGAGCCCCGACAGCGGCGGCCGGAGCTCGGAAAGCTCCGTGGGGCCGAACCGGGACATCCCCATCCCTTAACGAAGGGTTAACGGAGCCCTGGGGCAGCCGGGAGCGTGGGGCGGGGAGAGGGGCGACGGGGCGGCGGCTCCCGGCTACGGCGGTACCGAGCGCGGCCGCATCGCGGTTCCGATCCCCGTCCCCGTCCCGGTCCCCATCCCGACCCCTATCCCGGTCCCCCCCGAGCTGCTCGCCGACCCCGCGGGCACGGAGGATGGACCAGTCGGTGGCCATCCAGGAGACGCTTCTCGATGGGGCGACGTGTCGAATCATATCCTTTGCCCTTTGAGAGTCCAAGGGGAGTGATGCCGAgttccctcttccccttccgACCCCCTCGAGTCCCATCTCGGTTTGCCGTTCCTTGACCCCACACCGCACGCCGTGCAGGGAGCCGTGGCTGCGGGGCAGAGCGTGGAGAGCCGACTGCTGGGCCTGGTGGAGCGCGATGGGCAACACGCGTGGGTGATAAGATGGGGCAAACCGGGCTTGTGCTTATGGGGAGGGGTTTGTGTGGGGTGGGGTCTGCCCATACCGAGGCTTtccctccccctctgctctgtgcttgtaGGATCTACGTGTACACACACCGGCGAATGGCCATCACAGCTGAGGACGTCTGGCTGGAGAAGGTTATCCCCATCACACAGGGGTTTGCAGTGGAAGAAGGTACCTGAGCACTTCAGGGTTTAGTGCTCACCTCCAAAGGAAGGGGTGGAGGGATCTGGAGtctgtattttgttgttatAGCTGCTGTGTATTGGGATTTACTCAGCCCATCATGTAATCCTTGGTGAAGTTAATACACCTTATGGCACAGCTGAAAGGCTCTGCCTTATCAATCCTCCTGCCTTATCAATCCTCCTGCTTTATCAATCCTCCTACAATCCAGAGCAGCACcctgagctcctgcagggctgcattaCCCACCCCTGTGCCTGTAGCATCAGTAATCCAACCTCCAAGTGTTAAATCAAATGCTACATTCCTGTTACTCAGCCTTGTAACTGaacattcttttctgtttgcagtgatACCTGATGGTGACCTTCATGTCATCGGTGAGTTTGGATATTGCTGTTATGCCTGTGCTGCCACTggatgaatcatagaatcacagaatgctttgaATTAAATGGGATCCTTAAAGGCCCATCTGGTTCAACCCCCTGCAGTTACTGGGGACACCCACAGCCCAGCCAGCCTTATCCTGGTCTGTTGTTACCAGCTTGGCTTTATTTCTCATTAAGGGGCTTTATACCCTCCTGGACTTTCCTTTCCCAGTTGCTGTACCCATAGAAGCGTTTCTTATCCTTCTTCGTACCCCTTGCCATG
The genomic region above belongs to Coturnix japonica isolate 7356 chromosome 23, Coturnix japonica 2.1, whole genome shotgun sequence and contains:
- the SF3A3 gene encoding splicing factor 3A subunit 3, with product METILEQQRRYHEERERLMDVMVKEMLTKKSTLRDQINSDHRTRAMQDRYMEVSSNLRDLYDDKDGLRKEELSAISGPNEFAEFYNRLKQIKEFHRKHPNEICVPMSVEFEELLKARDNPSEEAQNLVEFTDEEGYGRYLDLHDCYLKYINLKSSEKLDYITYLSTFDQLFDIPKERKNAEYKRYLEMLLEYLQEYTDRVKPLLDQNELFGKIQTEFEKKWENGTFPGWPKETSSALTHAGAHLDLSAFSSWEELASLGLDRLKSALLALGLKCGGTLEERAQRLFSTKGKSLEALDPSLFAKNPKTKGIKRDTERNKDLAFLEAQIYEYVEVLGEQRHLTHENVQRKQARTGEEREEEEEEQISESESEDEENEIIYNPKNLPLGWDGKPIPYWLYKLHGLNINYNCEICGNYTYRGPKAFQRHFAEWRHAHGMRCLGIPNTAHFANVTQIEDAVSLWAKLKLQKASERWQPDTEEEYEDSSGNVVNKKTYEDLKRQGLL
- the LOC107324007 gene encoding uncharacterized protein LOC107324007, coding for MMAAYRQLLPAQGLLLCVLALHFCTQGSLAIAGHKVVNMSTATNHTSMAATKASVATKQTSVAITRALMATSKQASVATTSASMAISNQALMATNQALVATNQALVATSQASMATSNQALVATSQASMATTKTSMATNQALVATNQASVATTSAPIAASNHSSMTITTSVDSSQASMAANTSMNHTEQTPLSCQSFQCSRERCYQDEAHSNMTATCHNETFCELYRFSSTNYTARCSSTCSAELCRTNGSVTLQQCTMECCNTSLCLQLNASSYGDLPSTTVTPTTTITTPRLPPRNGKICAAFSCHGDGCFKGKKSTATCFVGHDFCEVKKTGSNYVAGCSKACKSAKPVCAHGVKAACFQECCPATPKGSCLKLDGKVHMNGAGLVAVSPLLQLLACGTALLLSLRASTPLHGSKVPWSS